The following is a genomic window from Lysinibacillus sp. JNUCC-52.
ACTTTATCGTCAATCATTCACAAGCAAAAGGACTCATTTATGATGAGAGAATAGAAGAAGTACTAGCGGATGTTCCGTATTCATTTCAACATGTAATCGGATTGAAAGATATGAAAGAGGTTATCCAAAACTATAAAGGGCAAAGGAAGATACTACAATTACAAGCGAATGATACATCTGTTGTTATGTATACGTCTGGTACAACTGGGAAGCCAAAAGGGGTAATGCTGACGCATCAAAATATTGCTTCGACAGCGGATATTTGGTCAGCATCGATGAATATGACGAACGAAGACAGCATGTTTATTTGTACGCCTTTGTTTCATTGTGCAGGCCTCCATGTATTTGCGATGCCAATGTTCTATAAAGGAGGTGCGGTCATTATAGAGGAAAGCTTTTCACCGAAAAATACGTTACAACAGCTGATAAAAACAGAGGCTACTATTTTCTTTGGAGTACCTTCCATGTATACGATGATATTAAATACCCCTGAATTTAAGGATCATTCCTTTATGAATTTACGTTTATTATGTTATGGTGCAGCACCGATGCCATATGAGCTTGTGAGGCAAGTTAAAGAAGCATTGCCGAATGTAAAAGTTCAAAATCTATATGGTCAAACAGAAAATTCACCTGCTGCAACCTCTCTTTTAGATGCAGATGCATTAATCAAAATTGGTTCAGTCGGAAAGCCGTTAGCACAGACAGAAGTGCGTGTTGTAGATAGCTATGGGGAAGCTGTACCAGCGGGCGAAGTTGGTGAAATTTGCGTTAGAGGGCCACAAGTCATGAAAGGTTATTTACGCAATGATGAAGAGACCGCTCGTGCAATTCAAGATGGTTGGCTCTATTCAGGTGATTTAGGACGCTTTGATGAAGAAGGTTACTTATATATCGTCGATCGTAAAAAGGATATGATTATTCGCGGTGGGGAAAATATTTATCCGATTGAGATTGAAGAAGTGTTATATCAGTTGCCAGCCATTTTAGAGGCAGCTGTTGTTGGCTTACCACATGAAGTGTATGGTGAAGTACCAAAGGCATTTGTCGTCTTAAAAGATGGGCAACTGATAGATGAAGCATCCATATTAGCCTATTGTCGTTCGCAGCTTGCAAAATATAAAGTGCCTTACGAAATAGAATTTTTAGAACAGTTACCACGCAATGCATCAGGAAAGGTGTTAAAGCATACGCTTCGACCACAAATAGCAAAATCTTAAAAGTATAGGATTTTGTCAATCCATTGAAAAGTAGCAGGATAAAATATGAACACCTATTAAATTAGCGTATAATAAAGCTACGACAAATTGTAAAAATAGAATAGAAGATTATATATTTCTTCGAATGAGATAGGAGCGGAATTTGTCTTGTGGAGTGATTATAAACGACTTTTAATAGTGAGTATTATGATTATCATGCTACTTTCTGGTTGTAATCAATTAACACAGCAGAGTCGATCAAAGAATCAATTAACTGTTTTAACGGTAGAATTTAATAGTGGTGCACCAATTCCGAGTCTCTATATAACAATGACAGATACGGAAACAGGTAAGAAAATTGAAGAAGCAGTAGGCTCTGAAGAGGGAGAGGCTACTTTTTCAAACCTTGTAGAGGGTAGGGAATATACGATTACGGCAACAACGCTAAATAGCAATGGTGATAACGGCTATACGACAATTGAAAAATTTACGTATGATGTGACGAAGCCTTATTATCGACTGCCGACGCATTCCTCAAGAGCAGAGCAGGAGCTTGCTGTTCCAGTAATCATGCAAAAACCAGAGCTTCCACAAGGTTGTGAGATTACGGCACTAACGGCTGTTTTAAATTATTACGGCATGAATATTTCAAAGCTTGAAATGGCAGATAACTATTTGCCTAAGCAAAATATATATACATCAGCTAATCAACGCTACGGACCGAACCCAGCGCTTGCATATGCTGGTAATCCACGTGATAAGGCAAATGGTATGTATGTTTTTGCAGCACCGATTGTCAAAGCTGCGGAAGCCGCTATAGCAGATAGGCAGGCAAATTTACGTGTAACGGATATGAGCGGTGCATCTCAGAGTGAGATTTTAGAGCTTGTAGAGGAGGGAGTACCTGTAGTTGTATGGGTTACCCTTGATTTATCGACACCTAAAACATCTGCAAATAAAGGATGGATTTATGAAGGTGAAACGGAAAAACGTGAAGCCTACATCAACTTACATGCCGTCGTATTAACTGGTTATTCAGATCAGCAAGTTGTCGTTATGGACCCATTACAGGGCAATGTATCCTACAATGTTGACGAATTTTTCAAGAGCTATAAGGAGCTAAATATGCAAGCAGTAGCAGTTCATAAATAAGGAATGGCGCATGTTTCCTATAGAAAGGAATGCTATTGGAACGCAGTTTTGACTGTAGTAAAATATGTTACACTAATAAAAAAACTAAAGTGAGTTGAGTAGAATGGCCATTGAGCACGCTTTTTTACCAGTTTTATTGGGCGATGAAATGAATGCTTACGGCATGGCGCGAGCATTTTACGAGTCCTATGGCGTCAAACCACTTGCATTAAATCATACGAATATGGAAAAAATTCAACAAAGTGATTTATTAACTTTTCGTGAAGTACCAAGATTGCACATTGAAGAGCGCTTTGTTGTTGCTTTAAAAGCAATCGCAGAAGAGTTTACAGATAAAAAATTATTGCTTTTAGCTTGTGATGAGTTTTATGTAAAAAAAATTGTAAAGCATAAAGAGGAATTATCGAGTTTTTATGTAATCCCTTATGTCGATGAATCACTTGCCAATCAATTACTAACACGTGAAAGCATGTATCAGCTTTGTGCAGCATATGGCTTCCATTATCCTGCAATGCATGTTTGTACGGTAAATGATTATGAGCAATTGACGATGCCATTTGAATATCCTATTGTCATCAAGCCTATGAATATGACGAAGTACGCAAGTTGTATTTTCCCAGGTAAGAAAAAGGTTTATACTGCACATAATGAGGATGAAAAAGATGCTATTTTTCACGCGATATATAAGGAATCTGCCTATCGGGATGATTTAATGGTTCAGCAATATATTCCAGGTGAAGATGCCAATATGCGTGTTGTAAATGCTTATGTTGGACAAGATCACAAGGTCAAGCTACTATCAGTAGGAAACCCAATTTTAGAAGAACATTCACCTGATGGTATTGGACGCTATGTTGCCATTATGACGACTTACAACAAGGAACTAATGGATTGTGTTAAAACGTTTCTTGAGGCGTTGCCATTTCAAGGCTTTGCTACATTCGATATGAAATATGATGAACGAGATGGGCTGTATAAATTATTAAGTATGGAATTACATAATGAATTATCGAATTATTATGTGACAGCAAGCGGCTATAATTTAATGCAGTATGTAGCGGATGATTTTATTCGTGGAAGTAAACAGCAGCTAACATATGTGCAAAACAAGCACCTTTGGACGATCGTGCCAAATGGAGTATTATTTAAATACGTATTAAATGAACAACTTGTAATTGAAGCTAAAAGTCTGATTCGACAAGGATTAGCAACGGATTCTATCTTTAATTATAAAGATATGAATGCGAAGCGTTGGTTGAATGTAACGCTTGATAATTTAAGCTTCTATCGCAAATATAAGAAATATTTTAACAACAAAGGTCTGTCTAACTCATGAAAAAACAAACTTTAGGTATAATTGGTGGCGTCGGTCCACTTGCAACAATGTTTATCGGCGAAATGATTGTAAGACGTACGAAAGCAACAAAAGATCAGGAGCATGTACATACGATTATTGATAATGATACAAATATTCCTGATCGGACGGCTTTTATATTAGATAAAACAAAAGAAAACCCTGTTCCAGTTTTAATTGAGGATGCAAAAAAGCTAGCCTCTGTTGGAGCAAATTTAATTGCCATTCCGTGCAATACGGCACATACCTTTTATGATGAATTAGCACAAGGCTCTCCAATCCCTGTGTTACACATGATTCGTGAAACGGCGAAGCGTGCAAATGATTTAGGGGCAAAGCGTGTTGGTATTTTAGCGACAACGGGAACATTAACGTCACGTATGTATCAAGATGCATTAGAGGAGTTTGGCATAACACCCGTAATTCCCGATGATCAAATGAAGGAAAAAGTTATGGCGATTATTTACGATTATGTGAAGGCTGGTAAGGATGTCACACAGGAAGATTGGCTGCCTATCGAAGAAGCGATGCTAGCCCTGGATTGTGATCGTATTGTGCTAGGCTGCACAGAGTTGTCAATCGTCAATCGAGATTTAAAATTAAGTGACAAATATATAGACTCATTAATCGTCTTAGCTGAATGCGCTATTTTAGCGTGTGGCTATGAATTAGTGGAGTAACATTTGGCTCACCTGTTGTAATAGGTGAGCTTTTTTAATCCATGTCTAAAAATAAAAGAGTATCGCACAATATAAAGAAGGAAAATGCTTGTACACAGCTAGTGTGTTAAACTAATGTCAAGCAGGATAATAAGGTGGGAATTAACATGTCAGTAATAAATTTATTAAAAGAAGAATTACAAGCAAAATGGAACTTTGAAGAACCGATGAAAATTCAAGAAGAAATGATTCCAGCAATGCTTGAAGGCAAAGATATTGTAGCAGAATCACCAACAGGCTCAGGGAAAACATTGGCCTATGTGTTGCCTTTACTTAATAAAGTAAATGGATCGAAAAAGCAAACACAAGGATTGATTGTTGCGCCATCTCAGGAATTAGCAATGCAAATCGTTGAGGTCATTCGTGAATGGATAGCGGGAACTGATATTACAGTACAACAGCTTATTGGTGGTGCAAACTCTGCACGACAAATTGAGAAGTTAAAGAAAAAGCCAACAATTGTAGTTGGTACGCCAGGTCGCTTAAATGAGCTAGTGCGTTCAGGTAAATTAAAATTAAAAGAAATTGAAACAGTTATTTTAGACGAATGTGATCAGCTATTAAGCCGCGAGTATCGCGTTGTGGTGAAATCATTTATCGAAGGGTCAGCATTCGGTCGCCAAGTAGTTGTTGTTTCTGCCACAATTACTGAGGAAATTGAATTAGTCGCAAGCCGTATGATGTTTGAGCCATTGCGCTTTAAAATTAAACCTGAGGATATGGTGAAGTTCGGTAAAGTTGTGCATTCGTTCTTGAAAGTAGAAGAACGTGATAAAACAGACTTCCTACGTAGACTATCACATACAGAAGGCTTACGTGCCCTTGCTTTCGTCAATAATATCGATCAATTGTTAATGAAAGAAACGAAGCTACAATATCGTTCAGCACCAATTGTGACATTACATTCTGACATGAAAAAGGAAGAACGTAAAAAAGCCTTAGACGCATTCCGTAAAGGAGATGCGCGTGTTTTAATTGCCACAGATATTGCGGCCCGTGGTTTAGATATTGCTGGTTTAACACATGTTATTCATGTCGATGTTCCACGTACAATTGAACAGTATTTGCATCGCTCAGGTCGTACAGGTCGTGCAGGGGCAGATGGTGAAGTACTAACATTGCTTTCATACCATGATGAAAAAACTTATAAAAAGTGGACACGTGAAATTCCAGGCAAACCCGTGCAGAAAGTATGGCATGATGGCGAGCTCGTAGAAGGAAATTCAAAAACAATTGGGCAAAAGCGAGGGAAATAATATGACGTTTGAAGAAAAATTACAAGCATATGCAGAGCTAGCAGTTAAGGTTGGTGTCAATATTCAACAAGGGCAATACTTATTAGTGAATACATCGGTGGAAGCTTTAGACTTTGCTCGTCTAGTGGTGAAGGAAGCCTACAAAGCTGGAGCTGGCCGTGTTCATGTTAATTTTTCAGATGATGAAATGGACCGTGCTTATTTTGAGCATGCGTCTGACGAGGAATTTAATCGTTTCCCAGAATGGGTTGTTAAAATGCGTGATGAGCTAATCGAACGCAAAGGGGCATTGTTATGGATAGATGCTGCAGATCCTGACAAATTAACTGGTATTCCAGCAGACCGTTTAGCAACACATCAAAAGGTATCAGGCGCTGCATTGAAAAACTACCGTAATGCTGTCATGAAGGATTTAATCGCATGGTCTATCGTAGCCGTACCTTCTCAAAAGTGGGCAGAAAAAGTATTCCCGAATTTAGAAGTTGAAAAACAAGTACCAGCTCTTTGGGAAGCCATCTTTAAAACGGTGCATATTGGTGAGGGGAATGCGGTTGAAAACTGGCGTACACATGTTGCAAATTTAGAATCGCGCGCTGCATTATTGAACAATAAAAAGTATGCAAAACTTCATTATACTGCACCAGGTACTGATTTAACGATCGCATTAGCACCTCAGCATAAATGGCTTACAGGTGGTAGTAAAACACCTGATGATACCATTTTTATCGCCAATATGCCGACGGAAGAAGTATATACGTTGCCAATGAAGCAAGGTGTAAATGGCTATGTTAGTAATACAAAGCCATTAGTATACCAAGGCAATATTATCGATGGCTTTAAGCTTACATTTGAAGAAGGAAAAATTATTGATGCACAAGCACAAGTTGGGCAAGATCTTTTACAAGAGTTAATTGCAGTGGATGAAGGTTCTTGTTATTTAGGTGAGGTAGCACTTGTTCCACATGAGTCCCCAATCTCGGCATCAGAAATATTATATTTCAATACATTATTTGATGAAAATGCTTCAAACCATTTAGCTATCGGTGAAGCTTATCCAACTTGTTTAGAAGGTGGAAGAGATTTAGAAAATGGTCAACTTGAAGCGTTAGGTGCGAACATTTCTGTTACACATGAGGACTTTATGATTGGTAGTGGCGAAATGGATATTGACGGTATTTTACCAGATGGTACTGTGGAGCCAATTTTCCGTAAGGGTAGCTGGGCTTTTTAATAGACTAACATTCATAAAATGTGAGGTGAGCAGATGAAACAACTATTGAGCCTAGTAAGTATAACGGTGCTTTCGTTGACACTTGGTGTTTCATCTGCTTTTGCACGGGCTGAAAATTATGTGGCGCTTGGCGATTCATTGGCAGCTGGTCAAACACCGTATCAGGAAATTGATGCAGGCTATAGTGATCTTATCGCGATGCGTTTAGGAAAGATGGGGCAGCTGAGTGCCTATACGAAAGAGCTTGCGTTCCCAGGCTTTACAACAGCGGATGTTTTAGAGCGAATAAAGTCAGAAGAGGCACGTACAATCTTAGCAAATGCTACACTTATTACGATTTCTGCAGGCGCCAATGATTTACTTCGTTTAGTGCAGGTCAACCCAACTGCTGGTACATTAACGTTTTCACAGCTTCAAGTTGACTACGCTTTAAATATGGCACGAAAAAATATGGCGGATATATTGGCAGAGTTAAAATTACGTGCACCAAAAGCGAAGGTATATATTATGGGCTATTATTTCGCTTATCCAAATGTGCATGCAACACAAAAAGAGGGAACAAATGCACAGCTCCTAAAGTTAAATACAATTTTAGAGCAACAAGCTGAGCAGGCAGGGATGACTTATATAAATGTCTACGATGCTTTTGGGTTGCAATCTAATCACTACTTGCCAAATATTGCAGATGTCCATCCTAATTTTGAAGGCTATCGGCAAATGGCGAATGCCTTTTTAACATCTTATAGTGGTAACGATATGCTCGCAATCTCTACTACAGAGTTACCAAATCCTAATCCAATGACATTTCAGGAAATCTTAGAAAAACAGGCTAAGTCTAAGGAAAAGTCAGAAGAAGCGAAATCGGAGAAAGTTTCAACTGCAAGAAACATTCAGGGCTTTATTGGCTATGCTGCTTTTATAGAAAAAGCCAAAGCCAATCAGCGCTCGCAACTAAGACAAATCTAGGACATGAAAGATACAAAAAGCTGTAACGTAAAAAAGTATGCTAAGTAAATGAACTGCCTCCTAATTAGGGTCAATTCAAGTAACTTAGCATACTTTTTTATTGCAGGACAGGTGCCAGTCACCGAAACAATTCTGAATATTACCAGTGCCAGTCACTGACATAATTCTGAATTTTGCTAGTAGGGCATTTCTAATATCCAAGTAAAAATCCACGAAGATTCCTGCGGGAACAGCACACGTTGTAAGACGCGACAGACCGCGCGACAGCGAGGGTTGCGGCTTACACTGTGCCCGCGGAAAGCGCAGTGGATTTTTATGAAATAGAAGGCTGAAACATTGTTAGATGCCCCGAGCAAAGTGCCAGTCACCGAAACAATTCTGAATATTACCAGTGCCAGTCACTGAAACAATTGAGGCTTTTTCCATATAAAAGATGTTGCCTTAAAGCAAGAATATAGTTAAATGCATGATAAAATAAAAGAAAAAGACAGGAGGCGCAAATACAATGAAATTATTCCATACTGCCGATTGGCATTTAGGCAAGCTTGTACAAGGGATGTATATGACTGAGGACCAACGCTATATTTTACAACAATTTTTGCAAGCCATTGACGATGAAAAGCCGGATGCAATTATTGTAGCAGGCGATTTATATGATCGCTCAATGCCACCTGTAGAGGCGGTTAATTTACTAAATGATGTTTTAGCAGAAATTGTACTAGAAAAGAAAATTCCTGTGTTAGCAGTCGCTGGAAATCATGATAGTGCAGGTCGATTAAATTTTGGTAGTCGTGTTATGCGTGATAGTGGATTACATATAGTAGGTCAGTTCACAAAAGAACATTCGCCTATTGTACTAAACGACGCGTTCGGTGAGGTGCATTTTCATCTTGTACCGTTTGCAGAGCCAGCCTCCGTCCGTACTATTTTAGAAGATGATACGATTCAATCACATCAAGATGCGATGCAAAAAATTATCGCACATATTAAACAAACGATGGATACAACAAAGCGGAATGTATTTATTGGACATGCCTTTGTCACGAAATACGGCTATGAGGAAGAAAACACGAGTGATTCAGAACGCCCACTCTCTATAGGTGGTTCTGATTGCGTCGATGCAGCGCTATTTAAACATTTCAACTATACGGCACTGGGACATCTTCATAAAGCCCATTTTGTATTGAATGAATCGATTCGATATGCAGGTTCGCCATTAAAGTACTCGTTGTCTGAACATCTACATGAAAAAGGCTTTTTAATTGTAGATTTAGATGCAAGTGGGCACGTTGAAGTCACTAAACAAAAATTAGTGCCTAGACGTGATCTACGAGTGGTAGAGGGCTCAATGGACGATTTATTAAAACGACCACCATGCGAAGACTATGTTTTTGTACGTTTAACAGATACGACGCCAGTTGCTTCACCGATGGAGCGAATTCGTACTGTATTTCCACATGCGATGCATATTGAACGAAAGGCGTCTCGCATGCAAGAAGACCGTGGAATACAAGCAATTGATATAGAAAAAGTAGAGGATATTGATTTATTCCGTGGCTTTTATGCTGATATTTTGGGTGAACAGCCCGATGCAGATACTGAGCGTCTATTTATAGAAATGTTACAGGAATTATTAGAAGAGGAACGGGAGGCAGTGCGATGAAACCACTTAAGTTAACGATTACTGCTTTCGGACCTTATAAACATACAGAGGTTATTGATTTCCAACAGCTTGGTGAGTATCGGTTATTTGCTATATCAGGAAAAACGGGTGCTGGCAAAACGACAATCTTTGATGCCATTTGTTATGCACTCTATGGATCAGGGAGCGGAGAGGACCGTCAGGATACAGCAATGCTTCGAAGCGGTTTTGCTGCAGATGATGTATATACTTCAGTAGAATTAGTTTTTGAAATGAGAGGTAAAGTCTATCAAATTGTACGGCAGCCTGGTCATATTAAAGCAAAAAATAAAAGCGTTACAGGTAAAAAAGTTGAGTTAGCAGAAATGAAGGACGGTAAACTTGACTTTAGTATTGTAGAGAAGCAGCAAACAAATGAAGTAGATAAAAAGTTGTTGGAAATTATAGGGCTAACAAAAGATCAATTTAGTCAAATTGTAATGTTGCCTCAAGGAGAGTTTCGCAAACTTTTAACATCAGACTCTACCAATAAAGAAGTCATTTTACGTAAAATATTTAAAACAGATCGTTTCAGTGCGATGACTAAAAAGCTGGATATAAAAAGGAAAGAAGCAGAAAAGGATTTAGAACATGCCCAGCAATTAAAAGAGCACTTACTGGGGCAAATTGCAGGCGTTTTACCAGAGCGACCATCAACACTGTTTACTTGTATAAACAATAATACAGACAATATGCATCAGCTAAAAAATGCTCTAGAAGAGGAGCAATTCTATTATAATGCTAGTATTCGAACGGAACAAATGCGCTATGAAGAAGCTTATGCAAATCATCAAAAAGAACAAGAATATTACAGTATGGCAAAAGCGCTTAACGAACAATTTGATCAACAGGCACAACGACAAGCACGTTTGCAATTGCTGATGCAGCAACGAGAAAAATATACTTCGATGGAACAAGAAATACAGTTAGCGGAGCAAGCAAATCGTCTCATTATGCTCGAACAACAGTGTGTGGACTTGCGGACAGAACAAAATCGTAAAGAACAGCTTTATCAGCAGGCTACAATTAATCATCACAATGCAGTAGAACAGCTAAAGAAAGTGCAACAATTGTATACAGAGGAAGAAGCAAAAGAGCCAGAGCGTCAGCACATTTTGCAACAGGAAATAGAGCTACTAGCGTTGGTGCCGAAATTTGAAGCATTTGAAAGTACTCAGCAAAATTTGGGGATAATTGAACAGCTTGTTGAAAGTTCAAAACGTGCAGTAGCTGATAATCTTGCTATTTTAGAAAAAGAACAGATGCTAGTTCGGCAATTAACCGCAACAATTGAGCAATATGAAAAGCAGATGGAACCTTATGCAGGCTATTTAGAACAGCTTCCTATACTTAAAGAACAAGTAACACTATTAGCTCAAATTGAAAAATATGAGCGAGCGTGTAAGGAAGCTGAGCGAGCTATGAATAATGCCCATGAGCAATACCAAGGAAGTAAGCAAGCGCTTCAAACAAAAGAGCAACAATGGATTACGGGACAGGCTAGCATATTAGCAGCTAAGTTGAAGGACGGAGATCCATGCCCTGTTTGCGGTAGTACAACACATCAACTCACACATAGAGAACCGTTAGAAGTAGTAGATGAAGCAGAGCTAGAATCTTTACGAACGATGACCAATGCAATGGAGCGTAAATATTTGGAGCAAGATGCGACGTTAAAAACAACTAAACAACTGCTTCAAGAGGCAACAGAGCAATTAAATGCTTATCATATTTCAATAGATAATCGATTAGAACTGACATCTTCTTTACATTTTATTGAACAACAAGTTACAGTTTTAAAAATAGTGAAGGATCAACTGTCTGTCGCACGAACTAAGCTAAAGGGACAACACGAAAAAAATGAACAGCTTCAACAAAAACAACTACAATTAGAGCAACATTTTGCAGAGCAGTCGAAAGAGTTAATAAAACAGCAAGCGATTGTAGAAGAACAGCAAAAGCAAATTCCGAAACACATACAGTCATTACAAGCGTTAAAACAAACGATTGCAGATGTAGGTTCGCAAAAAATGGCGTTACAGTCAGCTTGGAACGCGATTCAGCAAAATTTACAGGCGACTAAGGAAGCAACAAATAAGGCTTCTATGACAGAAGAACTTGCAAAAACAGCCTATGAGGAATTGCTAAATAAACTGAATGAAAAGCGTGAACAGTTTTTAGTAAGCATGAAAGATGTGGGGTTTGCAGCCTATGAAGAATACG
Proteins encoded in this region:
- a CDS encoding C39 family peptidase — encoded protein: MWSDYKRLLIVSIMIIMLLSGCNQLTQQSRSKNQLTVLTVEFNSGAPIPSLYITMTDTETGKKIEEAVGSEEGEATFSNLVEGREYTITATTLNSNGDNGYTTIEKFTYDVTKPYYRLPTHSSRAEQELAVPVIMQKPELPQGCEITALTAVLNYYGMNISKLEMADNYLPKQNIYTSANQRYGPNPALAYAGNPRDKANGMYVFAAPIVKAAEAAIADRQANLRVTDMSGASQSEILELVEEGVPVVVWVTLDLSTPKTSANKGWIYEGETEKREAYINLHAVVLTGYSDQQVVVMDPLQGNVSYNVDEFFKSYKELNMQAVAVHK
- a CDS encoding exonuclease SbcCD subunit D, with the protein product MKLFHTADWHLGKLVQGMYMTEDQRYILQQFLQAIDDEKPDAIIVAGDLYDRSMPPVEAVNLLNDVLAEIVLEKKIPVLAVAGNHDSAGRLNFGSRVMRDSGLHIVGQFTKEHSPIVLNDAFGEVHFHLVPFAEPASVRTILEDDTIQSHQDAMQKIIAHIKQTMDTTKRNVFIGHAFVTKYGYEEENTSDSERPLSIGGSDCVDAALFKHFNYTALGHLHKAHFVLNESIRYAGSPLKYSLSEHLHEKGFLIVDLDASGHVEVTKQKLVPRRDLRVVEGSMDDLLKRPPCEDYVFVRLTDTTPVASPMERIRTVFPHAMHIERKASRMQEDRGIQAIDIEKVEDIDLFRGFYADILGEQPDADTERLFIEMLQELLEEEREAVR
- a CDS encoding DEAD/DEAH box helicase yields the protein MSVINLLKEELQAKWNFEEPMKIQEEMIPAMLEGKDIVAESPTGSGKTLAYVLPLLNKVNGSKKQTQGLIVAPSQELAMQIVEVIREWIAGTDITVQQLIGGANSARQIEKLKKKPTIVVGTPGRLNELVRSGKLKLKEIETVILDECDQLLSREYRVVVKSFIEGSAFGRQVVVVSATITEEIELVASRMMFEPLRFKIKPEDMVKFGKVVHSFLKVEERDKTDFLRRLSHTEGLRALAFVNNIDQLLMKETKLQYRSAPIVTLHSDMKKEERKKALDAFRKGDARVLIATDIAARGLDIAGLTHVIHVDVPRTIEQYLHRSGRTGRAGADGEVLTLLSYHDEKTYKKWTREIPGKPVQKVWHDGELVEGNSKTIGQKRGK
- a CDS encoding carboxylate--amine ligase; protein product: MAIEHAFLPVLLGDEMNAYGMARAFYESYGVKPLALNHTNMEKIQQSDLLTFREVPRLHIEERFVVALKAIAEEFTDKKLLLLACDEFYVKKIVKHKEELSSFYVIPYVDESLANQLLTRESMYQLCAAYGFHYPAMHVCTVNDYEQLTMPFEYPIVIKPMNMTKYASCIFPGKKKVYTAHNEDEKDAIFHAIYKESAYRDDLMVQQYIPGEDANMRVVNAYVGQDHKVKLLSVGNPILEEHSPDGIGRYVAIMTTYNKELMDCVKTFLEALPFQGFATFDMKYDERDGLYKLLSMELHNELSNYYVTASGYNLMQYVADDFIRGSKQQLTYVQNKHLWTIVPNGVLFKYVLNEQLVIEAKSLIRQGLATDSIFNYKDMNAKRWLNVTLDNLSFYRKYKKYFNNKGLSNS
- a CDS encoding aspartate/glutamate racemase family protein encodes the protein MKKQTLGIIGGVGPLATMFIGEMIVRRTKATKDQEHVHTIIDNDTNIPDRTAFILDKTKENPVPVLIEDAKKLASVGANLIAIPCNTAHTFYDELAQGSPIPVLHMIRETAKRANDLGAKRVGILATTGTLTSRMYQDALEEFGITPVIPDDQMKEKVMAIIYDYVKAGKDVTQEDWLPIEEAMLALDCDRIVLGCTELSIVNRDLKLSDKYIDSLIVLAECAILACGYELVE
- a CDS encoding aminopeptidase, which produces MTFEEKLQAYAELAVKVGVNIQQGQYLLVNTSVEALDFARLVVKEAYKAGAGRVHVNFSDDEMDRAYFEHASDEEFNRFPEWVVKMRDELIERKGALLWIDAADPDKLTGIPADRLATHQKVSGAALKNYRNAVMKDLIAWSIVAVPSQKWAEKVFPNLEVEKQVPALWEAIFKTVHIGEGNAVENWRTHVANLESRAALLNNKKYAKLHYTAPGTDLTIALAPQHKWLTGGSKTPDDTIFIANMPTEEVYTLPMKQGVNGYVSNTKPLVYQGNIIDGFKLTFEEGKIIDAQAQVGQDLLQELIAVDEGSCYLGEVALVPHESPISASEILYFNTLFDENASNHLAIGEAYPTCLEGGRDLENGQLEALGANISVTHEDFMIGSGEMDIDGILPDGTVEPIFRKGSWAF
- a CDS encoding SGNH/GDSL hydrolase family protein, which gives rise to MKQLLSLVSITVLSLTLGVSSAFARAENYVALGDSLAAGQTPYQEIDAGYSDLIAMRLGKMGQLSAYTKELAFPGFTTADVLERIKSEEARTILANATLITISAGANDLLRLVQVNPTAGTLTFSQLQVDYALNMARKNMADILAELKLRAPKAKVYIMGYYFAYPNVHATQKEGTNAQLLKLNTILEQQAEQAGMTYINVYDAFGLQSNHYLPNIADVHPNFEGYRQMANAFLTSYSGNDMLAISTTELPNPNPMTFQEILEKQAKSKEKSEEAKSEKVSTARNIQGFIGYAAFIEKAKANQRSQLRQI
- a CDS encoding class I adenylate-forming enzyme family protein, with amino-acid sequence MTVFMTDILQKYATEQTDAIATIYEGKKVTYGEFNQYAETFAAYLQEQGYEKNDVIALYTLNSDLFLIAYIGIQLAGYVVMPINTKLAAREVDFIVNHSQAKGLIYDERIEEVLADVPYSFQHVIGLKDMKEVIQNYKGQRKILQLQANDTSVVMYTSGTTGKPKGVMLTHQNIASTADIWSASMNMTNEDSMFICTPLFHCAGLHVFAMPMFYKGGAVIIEESFSPKNTLQQLIKTEATIFFGVPSMYTMILNTPEFKDHSFMNLRLLCYGAAPMPYELVRQVKEALPNVKVQNLYGQTENSPAATSLLDADALIKIGSVGKPLAQTEVRVVDSYGEAVPAGEVGEICVRGPQVMKGYLRNDEETARAIQDGWLYSGDLGRFDEEGYLYIVDRKKDMIIRGGENIYPIEIEEVLYQLPAILEAAVVGLPHEVYGEVPKAFVVLKDGQLIDEASILAYCRSQLAKYKVPYEIEFLEQLPRNASGKVLKHTLRPQIAKS